One window of Candidatus Nitrospira kreftii genomic DNA carries:
- a CDS encoding Ribosome maturation factor RimP translates to MPGKGLQTVADRVQEIISPILWTLGLELVDVVCVGQGPRSVVRVLINKPGGVTITDCEQAHKALGPALDVADPFPHAYTLEVSSPGLDRPFKRLQDFQRAIGKEVSFKLRQPVEGQWKVTGRLMEVDERAVVLAVGAPRMSHPMSLDREMIAEAKLVIKV, encoded by the coding sequence ATGCCGGGTAAAGGTTTGCAGACGGTTGCCGACCGGGTGCAAGAAATTATTTCACCGATTTTATGGACGCTTGGACTTGAGTTGGTTGATGTGGTCTGTGTCGGGCAAGGTCCTCGTTCGGTTGTTCGTGTTCTGATCAACAAACCAGGTGGAGTCACCATCACAGATTGTGAACAGGCACATAAGGCCTTGGGCCCGGCTCTTGACGTCGCCGACCCCTTTCCCCACGCCTACACGCTTGAGGTCTCTTCCCCAGGTCTGGATCGACCATTTAAGAGACTGCAAGATTTTCAGCGGGCGATTGGGAAAGAGGTGAGCTTCAAGCTTCGCCAACCGGTCGAAGGTCAGTGGAAGGTTACGGGACGATTAATGGAAGTCGATGAGCGTGCCGTCGTGCTGGCTGTCGGTGCACCGCGGATGTCGCACCCGATGAGTCTCGATCGAGAGATGATTGCCGAGGCAAAGCTGGTCATAAAAGTATAG
- a CDS encoding hypothetical protein (conserved protein of unknown function): MGKSMLAIILGLGLLLAGASGSYALQAGGVEIGDLESGSVVGQPFKELTIDASFYAIEIGNMKVWYPPMTVIDFKSRPGSPVLLKVTNNATAEHGFHLSAAVNQSAPTVLDTKLVLKPGETRYIGVPTSDLFYASGNVLEYRCHLHAGHVGGKLLMLK, from the coding sequence ATGGGCAAGTCAATGTTGGCAATTATCCTCGGCCTTGGACTGCTGTTGGCTGGGGCTTCAGGTTCGTATGCGCTCCAAGCAGGTGGTGTTGAAATCGGCGATCTAGAATCAGGATCTGTCGTTGGACAGCCGTTTAAGGAACTAACCATTGATGCCTCGTTCTATGCCATAGAAATCGGCAATATGAAGGTTTGGTATCCTCCGATGACAGTCATCGATTTTAAGTCGCGTCCAGGTTCGCCGGTTCTCTTAAAGGTAACGAATAATGCCACGGCCGAACATGGATTTCATCTGAGCGCAGCCGTGAATCAATCAGCACCAACTGTTCTGGATACCAAGCTGGTGCTAAAGCCAGGAGAGACGCGGTATATCGGTGTTCCTACCAGTGATTTGTTTTATGCATCGGGGAATGTTCTTGAATACCGTTGCCACTTGCACGCAGGCCATGTCGGCGGCAAGTTACTCATGCTGAAGTAA
- a CDS encoding translation initiation factor IF-2: MAMRVYELAKKLGMENRVLIPELKKMGVSVTSHSSTLDDEIVQKAMEKLATRSKGQSTATEEDLPSKSAQDAPRGKGTATKGHLLEESPKPDKRRILIKRKKEDEPTEVASAAPVFEDERPTQIGATSSVPASATLADQLGVEVETERSLLPEEALEKALPSAPAPIVPPQEEIQQKPTVSPPGVAATVESVAAKKKSMAFEAIEAESQKDKLKKARKLGRPKDEQQDVKLREDAARWQDLRAIPVQRRDDRSKHLHHSTPAEITKPRRKSVKVTPRTTVKEFAELIGQRPADIVRKLMDMGQMLTFQQPMNLDAATMFAEESGVKIEITIEKVGEELLQDLVDTGEDERPEPRPPVVTIMGHVDHGKTSLLDAIRQTNVAEGEAGGITQHIGAYTVSVRGKQVTFLDTPGHEAFTAMRARGAKVTDIVILVVAADDGVMPQTVEAIHHAKAAGVPLIVAMNKIDKPTANPDRVKNALSEHGLISEAWGGDTIMVEVSAKQKTGLDTLLEMILLQAEVLELKADPHRQARGTVIEAKIERGRGPVATVLVQSGTLKVADAYVVGSFSGRVRALINDRGEKAQQAGPSIPVEVIGLPGVPSAGDVFQVVSNERVAREIAEERAQKRRAVELAGPAKVTLDDLFAKIQEGSVKELAIVIKADVQGSSEALAGAVEKLSTDAVKLRVIHNGVGGIMESDILLAAASRAIIIGFNVRPEPKATALAEQQGVDVRLYTIIYDAIADIKAAMEGLLEPTLKERVLGRAEVRQVFMIPKVGAVAGAYIVDGTIARSSAGVRVIRDNVVVYQGKLGSLRRFKDDVREVQQGYECGLSVENFNDVKTGDIVEAYAIDKIATKL, translated from the coding sequence ATGGCCATGCGCGTCTACGAGCTTGCAAAGAAGTTAGGAATGGAAAACCGTGTGCTCATCCCCGAGCTCAAAAAAATGGGTGTGTCGGTTACGTCTCATAGCAGCACCCTGGATGATGAGATCGTTCAAAAAGCAATGGAAAAGCTTGCCACAAGATCCAAGGGGCAGTCGACGGCAACCGAAGAAGATCTCCCTTCAAAATCAGCTCAAGACGCACCCCGCGGAAAAGGGACGGCGACTAAAGGACATTTGCTGGAGGAGTCTCCTAAGCCCGACAAGCGTCGCATTCTAATCAAGCGAAAAAAGGAAGACGAACCAACCGAGGTTGCATCTGCCGCACCCGTTTTCGAAGATGAACGTCCGACTCAGATCGGAGCAACCAGCTCCGTACCAGCCTCCGCCACACTAGCGGACCAACTTGGTGTAGAGGTGGAGACCGAACGCAGTCTTCTACCAGAAGAAGCCTTGGAAAAGGCTCTTCCATCGGCTCCGGCCCCTATAGTTCCGCCTCAGGAAGAGATCCAACAGAAACCGACGGTATCTCCACCAGGTGTGGCGGCGACTGTTGAGTCTGTGGCCGCGAAAAAGAAAAGCATGGCGTTCGAGGCTATCGAGGCGGAAAGTCAAAAAGATAAACTTAAAAAAGCACGAAAGCTGGGTCGCCCTAAAGACGAGCAACAAGATGTGAAGCTCCGTGAAGATGCAGCCAGATGGCAGGATCTCCGTGCGATCCCCGTGCAGCGACGTGATGACCGATCCAAGCACTTGCACCACAGTACGCCGGCCGAAATCACAAAGCCTCGGCGGAAAAGTGTGAAAGTCACACCACGGACCACGGTGAAGGAATTTGCCGAGTTGATCGGTCAGCGGCCAGCAGATATCGTTCGCAAATTGATGGACATGGGCCAGATGCTGACCTTTCAGCAGCCGATGAATCTGGATGCGGCAACAATGTTTGCCGAAGAAAGTGGTGTCAAAATCGAAATCACGATTGAGAAGGTAGGAGAGGAGTTATTGCAAGATCTCGTCGATACAGGTGAGGACGAACGGCCCGAACCTCGACCTCCGGTCGTCACCATTATGGGTCATGTCGATCATGGCAAAACATCTTTACTCGATGCGATTCGACAAACCAATGTGGCGGAAGGAGAGGCCGGCGGAATTACGCAACATATTGGCGCCTATACGGTCTCCGTGCGTGGTAAACAAGTTACGTTCCTAGACACGCCTGGGCACGAAGCGTTCACCGCGATGCGGGCTCGGGGAGCGAAGGTTACCGACATCGTCATTTTGGTTGTTGCCGCTGATGACGGTGTGATGCCGCAGACCGTTGAAGCGATCCATCATGCCAAAGCAGCTGGCGTCCCCTTGATTGTCGCGATGAACAAAATCGACAAACCGACTGCCAATCCTGATCGAGTTAAAAATGCCCTCTCAGAGCACGGCCTAATTTCAGAAGCTTGGGGTGGCGACACCATTATGGTGGAGGTATCCGCGAAGCAGAAAACGGGGCTCGATACTTTGCTTGAGATGATCCTGCTCCAGGCTGAAGTGCTTGAACTTAAGGCAGATCCACATCGACAGGCTCGAGGTACCGTGATCGAAGCAAAAATCGAACGCGGCAGGGGCCCTGTTGCGACGGTGTTGGTACAAAGCGGGACCCTCAAGGTGGCCGACGCATATGTCGTGGGCTCATTTAGTGGACGCGTTCGGGCCCTTATCAATGATCGGGGTGAGAAAGCTCAGCAGGCTGGACCATCCATTCCAGTGGAAGTGATCGGTTTACCGGGGGTTCCATCGGCAGGAGATGTTTTCCAAGTCGTCTCCAACGAGAGAGTGGCTCGTGAGATCGCCGAGGAACGAGCGCAAAAGCGGCGGGCGGTAGAGCTAGCAGGTCCGGCGAAGGTGACGCTGGATGATCTCTTTGCGAAGATTCAGGAAGGGTCAGTCAAGGAATTGGCCATCGTGATCAAAGCCGACGTGCAAGGATCATCGGAAGCGTTGGCAGGTGCCGTTGAAAAGCTCTCGACCGACGCGGTCAAGCTCCGTGTGATTCATAACGGAGTCGGAGGTATCATGGAGTCTGATATCCTGCTTGCAGCTGCGTCACGAGCCATCATCATCGGCTTCAACGTCCGACCTGAACCCAAGGCCACTGCATTGGCCGAGCAGCAGGGCGTTGACGTTAGGCTTTATACGATTATTTATGACGCCATCGCCGACATCAAGGCCGCAATGGAAGGCTTGCTTGAGCCCACGCTTAAGGAGCGAGTCTTGGGTCGAGCTGAGGTGCGCCAGGTGTTTATGATTCCCAAGGTTGGAGCGGTGGCTGGGGCGTATATCGTCGATGGGACGATTGCCCGTTCGAGCGCAGGCGTAAGAGTTATTCGCGATAACGTCGTGGTGTATCAGGGCAAGCTTGGCTCTCTACGGCGCTTCAAAGACGATGTGCGCGAAGTCCAACAGGGTTATGAGTGCGGATTAAGCGTTGAAAACTTCAACGATGTGAAGACCGGTGACATTGTTGAAGCGTACGCGATCGACAAGATCGCGACAAAGCTCTAG
- a CDS encoding hypothetical protein (conserved protein of unknown function) yields the protein MSLSSAGHNQTPDVTDCRNVTVDQPFVIHLWEDRTRGEQWVPAYDAKGLALLSDEFLRIASNNAVENGQRIFELKAVQPGVYQLVFEKRMGWKFTAEERRVFRIDAQPVTGN from the coding sequence GTGAGCCTTTCTAGCGCAGGCCACAACCAAACTCCGGATGTCACGGATTGCCGCAACGTCACAGTTGATCAGCCGTTCGTCATCCACCTGTGGGAGGATCGGACGAGAGGCGAACAATGGGTGCCCGCGTATGACGCGAAAGGGCTTGCCCTCCTCAGCGATGAATTCCTCCGCATCGCGAGTAATAACGCGGTGGAGAATGGGCAACGCATCTTTGAGCTCAAGGCCGTCCAGCCAGGTGTGTATCAGCTAGTTTTTGAAAAACGCATGGGATGGAAATTTACCGCTGAGGAGCGTCGAGTCTTTAGAATCGACGCACAGCCGGTCACTGGGAATTGA
- a CDS encoding hypothetical protein (conserved protein of unknown function): MPIFLAVNGITETYPVRPSGSRPNLVEPVAESERRGQHSPSLDHSALNAQTAYQQQSAQQPHPKPAVLARDLMKAPVLSLPSDGTLLDAWMLMSHKGFHHIPITSLHGTLVGMVSHRDLLRHVPELVIAGDSTQASSRRLAEIMTSRVISSTPMTEIREVARVMLDEQIHAVPILDNARRLVGILSTQDLLQGIANHVPLELWT, from the coding sequence ATGCCTATTTTTCTCGCAGTCAATGGAATCACAGAGACCTATCCCGTAAGACCATCGGGTTCGCGGCCTAATCTGGTTGAGCCTGTTGCGGAGAGTGAACGTCGCGGCCAACACTCTCCTTCATTGGATCATTCGGCCTTGAATGCGCAGACCGCCTATCAACAACAGAGTGCCCAGCAACCACATCCAAAGCCAGCAGTGCTTGCGCGAGATTTAATGAAAGCCCCTGTCCTTTCTCTTCCCTCAGACGGCACGTTGCTCGACGCCTGGATGCTGATGTCTCACAAGGGTTTCCATCATATCCCCATCACTTCCCTGCATGGCACTTTGGTGGGAATGGTATCTCATCGTGATCTGCTGCGGCATGTACCTGAGCTGGTCATCGCTGGTGATAGCACTCAAGCTTCTTCGAGACGATTAGCCGAGATCATGACCTCAAGAGTTATCTCCTCAACTCCCATGACGGAGATTCGAGAAGTTGCGCGTGTCATGCTCGATGAACAAATTCATGCAGTTCCAATTTTGGACAATGCCCGCCGTCTAGTTGGCATCCTTTCGACACAAGACCTGCTCCAAGGCATCGCCAACCACGTCCCACTTGAGCTTTGGACTTAA
- a CDS encoding hypothetical protein (conserved protein of unknown function) — translation MSGFQKVAQIEEVPPGKSKIVTVNNRPIALFNIDGTFYAIHNSCPHEGGPLIEGRLKGYVIACPWHDLAFDIRNGQGTDGGGYCVGSYEVRIEGSDVMIGPRRKI, via the coding sequence ATGAGTGGTTTCCAGAAAGTTGCGCAGATTGAAGAGGTGCCGCCGGGCAAGTCGAAGATCGTGACCGTCAATAACCGGCCGATCGCATTGTTCAATATTGACGGAACATTTTATGCCATCCATAACAGCTGCCCTCATGAGGGAGGACCCCTTATTGAAGGTAGGCTCAAGGGATATGTCATTGCTTGCCCTTGGCATGATCTCGCATTTGATATCCGCAACGGGCAAGGTACTGATGGGGGTGGATACTGTGTTGGCAGTTACGAAGTCCGGATTGAGGGATCCGACGTCATGATCGGTCCGCGTAGGAAAATATAA
- a CDS encoding D-alanine aminotransferase, whose product MSDVAFINGRFIPWQDATVSIDDRGFQFGDAVYEVIRTYRGVPFQLAAHLARLERSAKALFISQPYSRAQWMQWISQGLSLAGYQEAKIYIQITRGVAPREHTFPSESCPTVAMTIKELHSLPTEMRQTGVTACTCEDLRWGRCDIKSVNLLANVLAREEARKARVFEAIFMRDGLVMEGALSNVMVVQDGVVMTAPEGPRILSGVTRTVVLDLAKKEEIPVEERSISLDALYSADEVFLTGTTLEVLGVVQIDGKTIGSGQPGPITRTLAARWALLTG is encoded by the coding sequence ATGTCCGACGTCGCGTTCATCAATGGTCGTTTTATTCCATGGCAGGATGCGACCGTCTCTATCGATGACCGGGGGTTCCAGTTTGGTGACGCCGTGTACGAAGTGATTAGAACGTATCGTGGGGTACCGTTCCAGCTGGCAGCGCATCTCGCACGACTTGAGCGAAGTGCGAAGGCGCTCTTTATTTCCCAACCATATTCAAGAGCGCAATGGATGCAGTGGATCAGCCAGGGACTCAGTCTGGCGGGATACCAAGAGGCCAAGATCTATATCCAGATCACCCGAGGCGTGGCTCCTCGTGAGCACACCTTCCCTTCCGAAAGTTGCCCGACCGTCGCCATGACGATTAAGGAGTTACATAGCCTGCCTACTGAAATGCGCCAGACCGGCGTCACGGCATGCACCTGTGAAGATCTTCGCTGGGGACGATGCGATATTAAGAGCGTCAACTTGCTGGCCAACGTTCTTGCACGTGAAGAGGCGAGAAAGGCTCGGGTGTTCGAAGCAATTTTCATGAGAGATGGTCTTGTGATGGAAGGTGCTTTAAGTAATGTTATGGTTGTTCAGGATGGCGTGGTCATGACGGCTCCCGAAGGTCCGCGGATCCTGTCTGGCGTCACAAGGACAGTAGTGTTGGATTTGGCCAAAAAAGAAGAGATCCCGGTAGAAGAACGGTCCATATCACTCGACGCGCTTTACTCGGCAGACGAGGTGTTCCTGACCGGGACCACACTCGAAGTGCTTGGAGTGGTCCAAATTGATGGGAAGACCATTGGGTCAGGCCAGCCAGGCCCAATCACGAGAACGCTGGCTGCCCGGTGGGCGCTGTTGACCGGCTAG
- a CDS encoding hypothetical protein (Transcription termination/antitermination protein NusA), with protein MNRELISVIDEIGRQKGIDKARVIGAIESALQTAAKKRFGQAENIQVEIDPKTGEISVVSKKTIVETVSNPKAEISLQEARQYDSEAEVGDEIGSLIEMNELGRIAAQTAKQVIFQKVREAEWEAVQKEYSTRQGDLVTGIILGMERRNYLVDLGKTEAILPIQEQIPRETYRRGDRVKAMLLEVRRTPKDVQVILSRSHPQFVAKLFELEVPEVMEKIIEIKSVVREPGDRTKIAVTSREKAVDPVGACVGIKGSRVQAVVRELRGEKIDIITWTQDPRVFIAEALNPATIEKVGIDEEKKSALVVAADSQLSLAIGKNGQNVRLAARLTGWKIDIISATEYEKEKVERDKEIKAALAEEAESQRLQEEARQAARAEEATSG; from the coding sequence ATGAACCGAGAACTGATTTCAGTCATCGACGAAATCGGGCGCCAGAAAGGGATCGACAAAGCCCGAGTAATCGGAGCTATTGAATCCGCCCTGCAAACAGCCGCCAAGAAGCGCTTTGGTCAGGCCGAAAATATTCAGGTGGAGATTGACCCAAAGACGGGAGAAATTTCCGTCGTCTCGAAGAAGACGATCGTAGAAACGGTCAGCAATCCCAAAGCTGAAATCTCGCTTCAGGAGGCGCGTCAATACGACAGTGAAGCTGAAGTGGGCGACGAAATCGGGTCGCTGATCGAAATGAATGAGTTGGGGAGAATAGCTGCACAAACGGCGAAGCAAGTCATCTTTCAAAAGGTTCGCGAGGCAGAGTGGGAAGCGGTACAAAAGGAATACTCCACGCGACAGGGCGACCTTGTCACCGGTATCATTCTAGGTATGGAGCGCCGCAATTACCTTGTAGATCTGGGAAAGACGGAAGCAATTCTACCCATCCAGGAGCAGATTCCTCGCGAAACATATCGGCGTGGTGATCGCGTAAAAGCAATGTTACTGGAAGTCCGTCGTACGCCAAAAGATGTTCAAGTCATACTGTCTCGAAGTCACCCGCAATTCGTAGCGAAGCTTTTTGAGCTTGAAGTGCCAGAAGTAATGGAGAAGATCATCGAGATCAAATCGGTTGTTCGAGAGCCGGGAGATCGAACGAAAATCGCCGTCACGTCACGGGAAAAGGCCGTGGATCCAGTCGGAGCCTGTGTCGGAATCAAGGGGTCCCGTGTCCAGGCGGTCGTCCGTGAGTTGCGGGGCGAGAAGATCGACATCATTACCTGGACGCAGGACCCTCGCGTATTCATTGCCGAGGCCTTAAATCCGGCAACAATTGAAAAGGTCGGGATCGACGAGGAGAAGAAATCGGCGCTCGTGGTCGCCGCTGACTCACAATTGTCGTTGGCCATCGGTAAGAACGGGCAAAACGTCAGGCTTGCCGCCCGGTTGACAGGGTGGAAAATCGACATCATCAGCGCAACTGAATACGAGAAAGAAAAGGTCGAGCGCGATAAGGAAATTAAAGCGGCGCTTGCCGAAGAGGCCGAGTCACAGCGCCTCCAGGAAGAAGCGCGTCAAGCTGCCAGAGCTGAAGAAGCAACAAGCGGATAA
- a CDS encoding putative ferredoxin-like protein, whose product MALLITDECISCGACLPECPNEAIFETRSDAETKGNHVGDGQGVGDNIYVIAHDRCTECVGHFDEPQCAAVCPVDNCCISDPAYPETTDILLDKAKTLNPDKEIDSAKVWSGVRN is encoded by the coding sequence ATGGCTTTATTGATTACGGATGAATGTATCTCTTGTGGAGCATGTCTGCCGGAATGTCCGAATGAAGCGATTTTTGAGACCAGAAGCGATGCCGAGACCAAAGGCAATCACGTTGGTGATGGACAAGGTGTCGGCGACAATATTTATGTCATTGCCCATGATCGCTGCACCGAGTGTGTAGGTCACTTTGACGAACCTCAGTGTGCGGCAGTGTGTCCTGTCGATAATTGCTGTATCTCAGACCCCGCTTATCCTGAAACAACAGACATACTTCTTGACAAAGCAAAGACTTTGAATCCTGATAAGGAGATTGATTCTGCCAAAGTTTGGAGTGGTGTAAGAAACTAA
- a CDS encoding Ribosome-binding factor A: MSKTTYKRADRVADQIKMEVADILMRKIKDPRVHDVTVTDVELTGDLRIAHVFVTTMETGEAERNIFIGLSKASGFVRAELGRRLSLRYLPDVIFKKDVSGPRGDRIMQLLDGLHHDTEGQETSDTQSERARTTPS, encoded by the coding sequence ATGTCCAAAACAACCTATAAGAGAGCAGATAGGGTGGCGGATCAGATCAAGATGGAAGTGGCCGACATCCTCATGCGAAAAATCAAGGATCCTCGGGTGCATGATGTCACCGTTACCGATGTGGAGCTCACCGGCGATTTACGCATTGCTCATGTTTTTGTCACGACCATGGAAACGGGCGAAGCCGAGCGGAATATCTTTATCGGGCTCTCCAAGGCCAGCGGCTTTGTGCGAGCGGAGCTAGGTCGTCGACTCTCGCTCCGCTACCTTCCGGATGTCATCTTTAAAAAAGATGTCAGTGGGCCACGCGGCGATCGCATTATGCAGTTGCTGGATGGACTCCATCATGACACTGAAGGGCAAGAGACATCTGACACTCAGAGTGAGAGAGCGCGTACCACGCCCTCATAG
- a CDS encoding hypothetical protein (conserved protein of unknown function) translates to MMVLLALLLMSASVFLGERKESSIIVVTFPSGIQLEAEVADTPEKLLFGLAFRDALPPNGGMLYIFEQNGLHRITTREYRFPVDILWIDEGHHVVHMLEYAEPCSKDPCPFFGPPPEPARYVIQADSGFIQKAKVAKEDELKYTLRM, encoded by the coding sequence ATGATGGTCCTGCTTGCACTTCTTCTGATGAGTGCATCGGTCTTTCTAGGCGAGCGCAAGGAGTCTAGCATCATTGTCGTGACGTTCCCCAGTGGAATTCAGCTCGAAGCTGAAGTGGCGGATACTCCGGAGAAATTGCTCTTTGGGCTGGCCTTCCGCGATGCATTGCCTCCAAATGGCGGGATGCTTTACATTTTTGAGCAGAACGGTTTGCACCGCATTACGACTAGAGAATATCGATTTCCGGTCGATATCCTTTGGATAGACGAGGGTCATCATGTCGTCCATATGCTGGAGTATGCGGAACCGTGTAGCAAAGACCCGTGCCCATTCTTTGGGCCGCCACCTGAACCCGCTCGTTATGTGATCCAGGCTGATTCGGGATTCATTCAGAAGGCAAAAGTTGCAAAAGAAGATGAGCTCAAATACACGCTCCGCATGTAG
- a CDS encoding hypothetical protein (conserved protein of unknown function), protein MVVGLCTVELFIAGSQSLKDKRQVLHGLKDRLRGKFNLSIAEVDGQDLWQKAVLGMACVANDGSYVNQVLEQALNVIKSMPTVEVIRTQLELL, encoded by the coding sequence ATGGTGGTGGGGCTCTGTACTGTAGAGTTATTCATTGCAGGCAGCCAATCGCTAAAAGACAAGCGGCAGGTGCTTCACGGACTAAAAGACAGACTTCGTGGCAAATTTAACCTTTCCATCGCCGAGGTGGATGGTCAAGACCTTTGGCAGAAGGCGGTTCTCGGTATGGCTTGTGTGGCCAATGACGGTAGCTACGTGAACCAGGTGCTGGAACAGGCGCTGAATGTGATCAAAAGCATGCCAACCGTCGAAGTCATACGGACCCAACTGGAGTTGCTCTAA